In Neoarius graeffei isolate fNeoGra1 chromosome 15, fNeoGra1.pri, whole genome shotgun sequence, a single genomic region encodes these proteins:
- the selenos gene encoding selenoprotein S, with amino-acid sequence MESTGGAAKIKPGAGGETLENQDMSFLQATVAAFLSQYGWFLLVLCVGVYFLIQHLSKKRPNQNQSSASAVSQDPLSVVRRQEALEASRQRMQAELDTKAAEFKEKQQRLEEEKRRQKIEMWESMKEGKSYKGNARLAQNSDEASSSTTVLKPKTDKKPLRSSGYNPLSGDGGGTCSWRPGRRGPSSGG; translated from the exons ATGGAGTCAACCGGCGGTGCTGCTAAAATTAAACCCGGAGCAGGAGGAGAAACTCTGGAGAACCAGGACATGAGTTTCCTTCAAGCAACTG TTGCTGCTTTCCTTTCTCAGTACGGATGGTTCCTGTTGgtcctgtgtgtgggggtttactTCCTCATCCAGCATCTCAGTAAGAAAAGACCCAACCAGAATCAGAGCTCAGCTTCAGCAGTCAGTCAAG ACCCGTTGTCCGTGGTAAGACGTCAAGAGGCTCTGGAGGCGTCACGGCAAAGAATGCAAGCAGAGCTGGACACCAAAGCTGCGGAGTTTAAAGAGAAACAGCAGAGA CTGGAGGAGGAGAAAAGACGACAGAAAATTGAGATGTGGGAGAGCATGAAAGAAGGGAAGAGTTATAAAGGAAACGCCCGGCTTGCTCAA AACAGTGACGAGGCGTCCAGTTCCACCACAGTGCTGAAGCCAAAGACGGACAAAAAGCCTCTTCGGAGCAGCG GGTATAATCCATTAAGTGGTGATGGAGGAGGCACCTGTTCATGGAGACCTGGCAGACGAGGGCCCTCATCTGGCGGATGA